One Primulina huaijiensis isolate GDHJ02 chromosome 5, ASM1229523v2, whole genome shotgun sequence DNA segment encodes these proteins:
- the LOC140976777 gene encoding uncharacterized protein, protein MGGGFRVLHLVRPFLSFLPEVQSADRKIPFREKVIYTVISLFIFLVCSQLPLYGIHSTTGADPFYWMRVILASNRGTVMELGITPIVTSGMVMQLLAGSKIIEVDNNVREDRALLNGAQKLLGILIAVGEAVAYVLSGMYGSVGQLGVGNAILIILQLCFAGIIVICLDELLQKGYGLGSGISLFIATNICENIIWKAFSPTTINSGRGAEFEGAVIALFHLLITRTDKVRALREAFYRQNLPNVTNLLATVLIFLIVIYFQGFRVVLPVRSKNARGQQGSYPIKLFYTSNMPIILQSALVSNLYFISQLLHRKYSGNFLVNLLGKWKESEYSGQSVPVGGLAYYITAPSSLSDIVANPFHGLFYIVFMLSACALFSKTWIEVSGSSAKDVAKQLKEQQMVMPGHRESNLQKELNRYIPTAAAFGGICIGALTVLADLMGAIGSGTGILLAVTIIYQYFETFEKEKASELGFFGF, encoded by the exons ATGGGAGGTGGGTTCAGAGTGCTTCATTTGGTCAGGCCTTTCCTTTCGTTTCTGCCAGAAGTTCAGTCTGCGGACCGGAAAATTCCATTCAGAGAGAAGGTTATATACACTGTAAtctctctttttattttcctggtCTGCAGTCAGCTGCCACTGTATGGAATACACTCCACCACGGGAGCTGATCCATTCTACTGGATGCGTGTTATTCTTGCTTCAAACCGAGGCACAGTGATGGAGCTGGGAATCACACCCATAGTGACATCTGGTATGGTCATGCAACTTTTAGCAGGCTCAAAGATCATTGAAGTTGATAACAATGTGCGAGAGGATCGAGCCCTTTT AAATGGTGCACAGAAGCTGTTAGGCATCTTGATAGCAGTTGGTGAGGCAGTTGCATATGTTCTCTCAGGTATGTATGGCAGCGTTGGACAACTAGGAGTTGGAAATGCGATCCTCATAATTTTGCAACTGTGCTTTGCTGGAATTATTGTTATTTGCCTCGATGAACTTCTCCAAAAAGGATATGGTCTGGGATCCGGAATTTCTCTCTTCATAGCAACCAATATTTG CGAAAACATTATCTGGAAAGCCTTTAGTCCAACTACCATAAACAGTGGACGTGGAGCTGAATTTGAAGGTGCTGTAATTGCTTTATTCCACTTGTTGATCACTCGAACGGACAAGGTTCGTGCATTGAGAGAGGCTTTCTACCGACagaatcttcccaatgttaccAACTTACTCGCCACTGTCTTAATCTTCCTTATCGTCATATACTTCCAAGGGTTCCGTGTTGTCTTACCCGTGAGGTCAAAGAATGCTCGTGGGCAACAGGGTTCATATCCGATTAAGCTGTTCTACACTTCAAATATGCCCATAATTTTACAATCTGCACTTGTGtccaatctttattttatttcccaG TTGCTTCATAGGAAATACAGTGGAAATTTCCTTGTGAACCTTCTTGGAAAGTGGAAGGAATCTGAATATTCTGGTCAATCTGTACCTGTTGGTGGCCTAGCTTATTACATAACTGCACCGTCGAG CTTGTCAGATATAGTAGCCAATCCATTCCATGGATTATTTTATATCGTATTTATGCTCTCAGCATGTGCCTTGTTCTCGAAAACATGGATCGAGGTCTCAGGATCCTCAGCTAAAGATGTGGCTAAGCAGCTGAAG GAACAACAAATGGTGATGCCTGGACATCGTGAATCAAACCTTCAGAAGGAGCTAAACCGATACATTCCAACTGCTGCCGCATTTGGTGGCATCTGCATTGGGGCACTGACAGTATTGGCAGATCTTATGGGTGCAATTGGTTCAGGCACTGGGATTCTACTGGCAGTCACTATCATATATCAATATTTCGAGACGTTTGAGAAAGAAAAGGCTAGCGAGCTTGGTTTCTTTGGTTTCTAA